AGGAAATCCAGACCATTATCTGCATGGCTTTCTGGAACGACACTCGACCAGAAATCAGAAACTGCCATAAAACACAATGAAAATGCAGCTTCTCCTGAAAAACCTTGGCTCAAAAAGCCCAGGCCTCTGTCCATGGACCTAACCGCCAGGTTTGAAGCAGCAGGGTCCACGGTGTACAAGAGAAATAACAGCCCATTGGAGGAAAGCAAAGAGAATGTCCCCGTTATGCAAAAGCAAGGTGCTCTGTTCTCAGGGACTGAACTCAAAGCAGAAAGGTCAGCAGCCGAAGTGGAGAAATCCCGGTCTCCAACGTCTGATGACCTTGAAAACAAAGGAAGGAATTACCTGTTTGTTGGTAAAGAAAAAGTTAATAGCATTCCAAAGATAGATATCAGCATAAACGATGACAAGGGTCTTGTGTTGTCTGAGACAGAAAAAGAAGAGGAAATTAGTTCACGAGAAAGCAAGACACTGTGGCACAATGACAATAGTGACAATATAACCATTGCAGGACCCAGAAAGGAGGAAAAGGAAGAGAGAACGTTGACTACCTCATTAAAAACTAAAAAGGAGAAATTGGAAAGTAACCAGGAGCAACAGAAAAGTTTGACAAATCGGGAATTGGATAAAATTCCTAGTCTGAAGCCCACTCCAAACGATGAAAATCCTGGTTTGGGTTCAAATGATCGAGGACCAAAAGGGAATAgagctccaatttgtggtgggatgattaagAGACGCATCAGTCTTCTCATTAACAATGCCAGCAGCAGCCCAGCAAAAAACGAGAGCACGCAGGCAGCTGGTGAGAAGGAGAAGATAAACATTTGTGTCAAGCAGCAAGTCCAAAGCTTCATTTCCGAGAACAAAGAACAAATCCAAAGTCCCCAAAGGCGATCGCTTCCACCTCGACCTCTGTCTTCAGATATAACCAAACTGTACGTTACAGTTTAATTTGTGATGTTTACTACATCTGTGCTTAAATCAAAATGCATCCCATGTCATTATTTTCAGCCCTGCGTGTTGATACCTGCAGGTTGAATTCATCGTTAATCACACACAGTTGAGTCTAGGCACAAAGCATTTCTCTATTCTGTTCAAACTGAAGAGAATTTGCCTAGACCGCTCAGGGACAGACACACGCCTTCAGATTCAGACATCTGTTAGGAGTTGCACACAGCACTTCACCAGTCAGTTATGCCTAAATCTCTCATTCTCTCCATTAGTTTTCTTTCCCTCACTGCAAATGCTAGCCTTGTTTACAATACAGCTGGAATAcatacaaaacactggagtaactcagacccttcttcacacccgaaacgtcacctatttcttgtctccagagatgctgtctgacccactgagttactccagcttttgtgtctatctttgttttaaaccagcatctgcagttctttcccacacagctGGAATACATGTCTGATTCTTCAAGAACTGGTCAGCGGACAGAACCAGGTTCTGAAGCTCCCAGTGCCTGATCCAACACATCAGAGCActgatccaacacatcattccacTACCGGCAAAAAGCAGAGCTTCTACTACAGCAACCGAGCTGAGAGCTGAGTAATCCATCATGTGTTATGCTTTCTGTAAAAACCTGTTGGCTGAACATTTCTTGCATAAAAACCTGTCTGTATTTGTTAAACCATTCACACGGTCAAAGGAATGCATTTACTTGTTGAGTTAGCAGAGTTAATAACCAGCACCTCGTTCTCCTCTACTTTTTGGTTATGACCGCACGATCGATAAACAAGATCCCCCATGTGTCATGTAAAATTATTTAGTAATTTTGAATTTGAATTAAATGTTCTGCCAGTTTTCTTGTTTTTTCCATTATGATGTGAAGGGAGATTGCACACGGCACACAACCCTGTACAATCACGCACTCGCCCAACTCGGACACCACTCAGATACTGGATTGGACGCCTCTGGTTAATGAGCCTCCACACAGCCAAGTTCCAGCATGAAAACACATCCCGGGTTCCTCCCAAATTCTGCTGTTTTGCTACATTTTTTGCAAACGACCTTTTGTCGAGTTGCTTCCTCAGTAATTTCCCCTCATGTCCAGACTTGCTCAGCAATAACCTTCCCTAAACGAGATTAACAGAATCTGGTTATTCTTATGTATACGTAAACGATCAGATTGGCGTGGTCGTAACTAGAACATTCCTGCCTTTGTTCACTCACTGCCCTTCCTTACAACAGCCTGGGGTTTGTGTATTGGGGAATGCCGATTGTAGGAACACAGCCAATTGCCCTGTGATTGTCACATTGTTGTGACAATATTTTGCCTCCATATCTTGGTTTTTAAAAGAACAGTCTGAAAACTATACTCCTTTTTCTCAACAGTAGCACAAAATGACTGATTCTGTTTAGCCAGTTCTTTGTTAGCCATTTCTCTCACTAATTGAGTGGAAGCTCTTTCTAGCTTTTATTCCAAAGGGCTGTTGCCTTACAGATAAATAGCTTCAAATTTAAATTTGTTTGATTCATGATTTCCTGAACATTTTCTCAAAAGGTTTGAAGCTCGAGCAGTTGTCGATGCTGGTCGTTTGGAGAAGCAGGTGGATATgactgtcttttcatctccagaATGTTCCGTTTTGCAAAACACTCAAGAGCAGAGAGGGATGGAGATCATTGAAAAAGAAAATGAAGTTGAAACAGACTCGGTAATGAACTTGTGCTTTTCACTTGACTGTCAGGCCATGGTAAACCCAGTAAGGCAACAAAATCTCTCTTTTGATGTCGGCTGCTATATTGATACAGTCCAGCCCAGCTGGAACAATGAGCTTCATTCACTGACTAAAGCAATTTGGATTTATCAAAATGCCACAAGTTAACACAGTGACCTTGCCCATTAGACAGGGATATTCTTGAATGCTCAGCAGCATTATCTGTGGGAGTGATTGTTTCTGTGCCGGTCACATGAGGTCCATTGGGTTTGACGTACGACACACAACAAGAAATCTATGGTTTAGTAATCCCCACAAACATTTCAAATTTAACAAAGAAGCAATTGTTAGAGAACATCTTTTGAATCATTGAAAGTCATAATTTAAGTACTATATGTTTTTAAACAGAAAATGGAAAATTCACTTAACCTGCTTAATTTGAAGTCTTGATTGAATTTGGCAGCTAAAAAACTCTCAGCTTGGGTAATCATAGAAGTGACGTTACAGTGGATGTTCAGTGCTGTTTCATGAATTTACTTCTCATCGTCATTGCTTTTCAATGGCACGTCTGGTCACCTGGGATTTTACTTGCTGCGGCTGCCTTATAACGTGAAGAACTCTGGTTGAAAAGCTCTGAATCCCATTTACTGTCCATACTCCGTTCACTAACGGGTGGTGTTACAACCACATGAATTGGTCATGGTCAAAGGTTTCTGGCGAGTTCAAGGAGGTAGCGTTTGCAATCAACATTGTGGGAAGAGATGAAGAGAGTACTGTGATCCAGTTCATAGTTGTAGTCTAATTAAATCAATTGGAACACTCTGAACCACATGGCTCATAATACTTTTTTTTGCTCCCCTTCCATCCCCAGCAGAATTAATTCCCCTTTGCCTTTCCCACCAATTGTTCAGGACAGGAGGAACAGTTTGTGGGAATGGCTCCCAGGCAGGTTCCCTGCAAGTTGCATGCCACTGTGAGTTGGAAATGGATCACTCCAACCTCATTGATGCTAGAACCATTAAGCACTGGTGCAGGGGAATTAAGGATGTGCTTTGTGCTCAGTCCATGTCAGAACTGTCCACGTCTTGTGAATTAGTTCATTGGGAGTCCTTCTAAGCATCAGTCAGAACGTGGTCTGATCAaactttggttcactcatcctgaTCTCACAGTTTCTTATGTTGACTCCCTCTGAGTTTTTTCCAATAACTTCATCTCCAAATGTCCTTCTGTATTTTTTTTCTTACCCACACACTATTTACTGGATCGTTCATCAGGGCATTATGCAGCTGAATGCTGGTTCCAAACACACTTATTCCTTAACAAAACTATCAACATCTCTACACTTCCTACCTGCTCGCCACTCTACCATCTCCAGTTTCATCAGTCCTAACAATCTGTCATATGTACTCTTATTGAATGTCTGTTGTTGAGCATCGGACTCCACCCACTGGGTCTCGTGATCAGTTTTTGCTCTCTGTCTCTTCCAGGTGCATGTGGTGGAGCCGGAACCAGAGTATAGTTGGAGCAGGCTTATATCAGTGAAGAAAGTGAGCAAAGCTTTGGATAAAGAGACCACCGATGAGGAAACCAGCTTGGAGAAAATGATCAGGCCAAACAATGCtgggaggaagagggagatgaAGATTGGGACCTGTGCGTCTGAGACCACCGCTGCTTCAACAACCAAACTTGGTTCCCAACGTTCAGACGGACAGAAATGTGAGCTTGAACCATTGAAGTTTGAGTCGCTGGTAAAACCTGTCAGAGTATTTGTAGTTGAAAATGAGACCCAACCTCAAAGGGTCCCAGAGATAATGGACTGGGAAGGTTCTTCCAACTCCGTAGATTCCCGCTTTGATAAAGAGAGAAGATCGGAACAAACTTCCAAATCTGGACCAAAGAGCTACATGGCTGTGAGAGCAGCAGTTAGAGTAACACAGAATGAACTAGAGAGCAAGAATACAAAATCTCAGGTTGAAGATATATCTTTAGAGCGGAAAGAAAAGATTTACTTTGAAACAGAGGAACAATCTGATTCTGGGTCTTACTCTGGAAAGATCACTGAAAGAAATGTTCCCAGTTTGCTGCCAGCTGGAAGTGACGAGAAAGTTGGTGTTTTGCAGAAGGCATGTGAGGAAGCAGTCTGTCTCGCACTCCCAATTACCTCTGCAGACAGGGTCGATGTACAGAGCACCAGGAAGTCAAATGGTGTGACAGGTCAAACAAAACCTAAAGAAAATGTTTGTGGTTTTAGGAGACGCTGGAACCAGCCACATCCAACTGAGAACAACTCTCCATTAGAGATACCCTCAACTGCATCAGATTCTGAAATCAGTGAAGTGGAGGTGTTGAAAACGGTGCAAGTTCAGCAGTCGGTGCTCAGCTCAGCAAAGCCCAGCTTGGATAAAATTGGAAAGAAACAAGTGAAAGTGAGTCGACACAGCTCCTTCAATAATCCAGGCATGTTCCTTTCAAAAGCCAGCACGAGGTATCCTGACTTAAGAAAATATGATGACTTGATCATCCAGGAGCTGCTTCTGTCTTCCAGATCCAAGGACAATATTGAAACTAAACATTGGTTGCAAGATGAGACAGCTTCAGATTTCTATTGGAAAGCCCCATCAAAGGCAGGAAGGGATGAGAAAAGCAAGAAGGTTTCTTCAGAAGTCAACGCTGGTGCTGATCAAATGTACGGCTCTTCAACTGAGGCTGGCTACAAGAAGCATAACTGTGTTTCAGCTGATAGGAGAACAGACAGCTTCTGTGAAGATTTCTCCAAAGATTACCCCAGATTTTCCACCCCAGAAAAACCAAAATCGACTTTGTTGACTGAAGAGTTTCTTGCCAAGCCATGGACAGACGGGCTGGAGGATTCGTCAGAGGAGGCCCATGTAACACCAACTGTGCAAAAGTCGAAAGCGGCAGATGTTGAGAAGCCAAGAAAGACCAGGAGCAGTCTGGCAAGTAAATGTCACAGTGTATTAGACCTGGATGTTTTGATGGCAGAATACAGAAAAGAAAGTTCAGCGAAGAAAATTGAAGAGCCAAAGAGTTTTCATTACCAGAATAAGACGAGCGGCCACCATTCCAAAGCTCTTCAAAACGATTATGAAGAACATGGAAGCCCAAAGTTGACAAAATCAGCTAATCTAGACTCTGGAAAATCATCCCTTTCAGGCAAAAAGAAAAGTACTTGTGATAAGCTGAATAAAAAGGCTTTACATCGCAACAGTGTCCTCGACCTTGATGCCCTGATGGCTGACTACACGAAAGAATCATCAAGACCTGCAGATATTCTCCAAAAGACATCTGGATCCAAACTAACCAGTGGCCTGTCACCTGGTGTAAAAATTCAGGAAACATTTTCACCTCTTTCTGAAGAAGTGAAGATCTCGCCACGAGGCGATCAAGTAAAGAAATGTCACGCTGCAGAATTTAAAAGAGATGCTTATGatggtgcagtcagtgatgtgacaAGGTGCTCAGGAGAAGAGAAAGCAGGCAGGCCATCCTCCACCGACTGTGATCACAAGGCGTTGAGGAAGTACGAGGGCCAGTCAGCCGGCCAGCAGTCAGACGGTGAACGGGGTGGGGGCCCCAGCACAGTGCTCCCTGTCAGCAGACGGTCCCGGCATGAGAGGAGGAAGACCAGACCATCCTCTGCTTATGTCGAGCACAGGGAGGAGCAGCAGCCCAGTGTCCCTGCAGAGGGACAGAGAACAGAGGCTGGCAGAGACAGAGGAACAGCCGGAAAGTATGGCCAGGGGGAGATGATGCCTGGCAGCAGGGAAGGCAGGAGTGAGGAGGGAAGGTTCATGACTCCTATGGAGATGGGCCAGCCACATCAATCGCCAGGAGGGCTTTACCTGGATCCTGAGACTAGAGGCTGGGATTATTTGGCTGGTTCAAGGAGGCCTCTGCATGGTTCTTTATATAACGTACTGGAGAAAGAAAAGATTGTTGAACTGTCAGTAGATGACGAACAGCGTTCAGAGGTGGAAAGCGGAGTGACAGGAGATGGGGAGCATTCTGCCCGGAATTCTCCCAGGATAATGAAGAGCCATCGCAAAGATCCTCGCCACTCGGTTTCAGAGTTGAAGAAATCACGGTCTTTTGCAATTCACAAGAATCCACAAAAGGCAGCGGATGGGCCTGCACTGAACCAGGAAGGCACACCAACAGACTCCAAAACTCCCAGAGGCAGAAGGAGCCACTCCGCTGACAGGGTTCACAGCCGTGGTCCAGAGCTTTCAAAGCTCGGGGTGCCATCATCAGGGGAGGATAAGTCATCAGGGGAGGATAAGTCGGTGAGTGGCCTTGGAATAATATTAATTGTGGctttgtggcgcgtcgaaaaagcccaaaataaaggcaaggagccgggtatttcgggagcgatgtgtttattacgttctctagaccagtcgagtctgccagagagcgatcgcgcctaaaaccccgtcctttatacccgtagctaagggccgcccccctggaccggtccattcccgtgccgagaggtcggtagtggtatggcccgacccttgggagccaccaCAGCATCAGCTAAACCCATTATTTTAATGTTATCAATTGATGGAACCGGGATGTTAAACTTTTGCCAGTGGTAATAATACTGTTTTAGTTTGATCACGGTTGATTCTGCAACTGATTGAAAATATCGCATTCTACCATAATGACCCGAATGTAGTATAGATAAATTAAAATCGTATGTGGCAGAACTTGTAACTTTGGAATATCTTTACATTGAGAACTGGATTCCCCACAAAAGTCGGGTTTAACTAAATTTCCAGAGCTTTCAAGACCACTCTGTGCAgcagtatagtttaatttagagatacagcatggaaataggcccttcagcccatcgagtccacacagaccagcgatcacctgttcatactagttctatgttatcccacttcctcatccactccctacacactagggacaatttatactacaTACAGTTGATTATGTAGCTTGCTATTTTCTATCAATTGTAGTCATaaagttacacagcacagaaacaggccatttggcccatatcagtgGGAATAAAGTAATGGTGTGCAGGTGACTCCTGCCTTTGACACTTCCCAGTGAACGGTACACGAGAGGCCACATTCTGTCTACACGAGATTTGCCTTAAGGTggcatgtttaatggagatgtttgtCAATTGTTTAACACGCCTTGCTTTATCTGTGACAGGATTCCCAACGTGTGGGAAAGGAGGAAAGTGTGGATTTACCAAGGAGCACGAGACGGACACTCGAGGATATGATTAAGATGTCTGTAAAGGCCATGAAACCGAGTGAAACAGTCTCCCGTTCCAGGCGGGAGGTGGCACAGGAGAAACGTCACGTGCACAAGGCAGTAAGAGACGGTCGTTACATTTGGTGCCTTCCCTGCGACGGAAAACGGCCGTGCGGTCAGTGCCGGTGTAGCCAGGCGGTGCCGCAGTAGACGGGCGGCATGCCGGTGACACTGTGGATGTGCATGTTGGTGGACAGGTGGACAGTCAATGTCGGTGTAGACAGGTGATGTGTCGGTGCCACTGTGGATGTACATGATGTTGGTGCAGCCATTTACGGGCAGGCAGTCAGCACGGGTTGTTGGTGGACAGGCAGTTGGTGGGTTGTTGGTGGACAGGCAGTTGGTGGGTTGTTGGTGGACAGGCAGTTGGTGGGTTGTTGTGGACAGGCAGTCAGCACAGGTTGTTGTGGACAGGCAGTCAGCACGGGATGTTGTGGACAGGCAGCTGGCGGGTTGTTTTGAACGGGCAGTTGGCGGGCTGTTCGTGGACAGAATTAACAATGGAATGAGGTACCAAATATCAGTTAGAATTACACAGCTTGGCAACAGGAAAGGGCTTCATGTCCTTTGGAGAGGAGGTGCGTAAATGAGTAATATTGTCTTCCAGCACATAGAATGTGTTTTAAATAGACTTAAAGGAGTCACTAAAGAGCTTGAAAGTAATTTTGATACTGTTTTCCCACCAAAGTAGTGGCAGGAAATGGCATGATTCCCATTTGTGCAAAGTTTTTAGCAAAGGTCAGGCTCTGTTTTACATCAAATGTTTTGAGGACTTTGGACTGAAATAAATCAGCTGGGACTTCCTCGTGTCCTGAGTGTGGTCAGAGTTGTTGCTGGGCAGAAGTTCTCAGCGTTTGccaatggaggagaggtgggTGAGGAGGCTGGTCTGCGATGGGGTCGGGGTACTCTGTCTTTTGATAAAATGATTGACTTGGAAATAGCCCATTGCATCAGTGCTATTGTCGTTTAATGATCATTGATTTAATGAGCTGTTAAAATGCTGCAGAATGCTACAGTTAAATGGAGGACCCAGTGTACCCCAAATTCTTCCTGCAGTATCGTTGACCACCGATTGAAACCAGCCACGTCACTGTCACTTTTAAACTGGGAAATTATTGTGTCACAGATATTTGTAGCTCCAGTCTGCCACTCAAAGTCGATCATCATTCTGCAGCTCAGTGCAGTGTCCAGCCATGAATAATATCATGTCCAAGGCTACGGGGTACTGTTATTGCTCACGTGGTCTGTGCGGAGTGTGGCTTCCCCTCCATCGGTATGCGGGAGCTGAAAGAACATTTTACAACGTGGATAACGTTGTTCACGTTAATAAGTTTCTGTATTTCCTTAATGCAAATGAAGAAATGATTTAGTGTTTGCAAAAGTATCCTCCTCTCTGGGGagaacgtttctggtcgagatgcttcttcagactcagaataaTCAGTGATACTGATCCTGTAATCTTACGTTCTTTTGTAATGTGAGAGTGGTCCATCAGTATTCGGAGATAATCAGAGATATTGAGGACATCGAGGTATCTCTGGTCCATACTCTTGTTGCTCCCAAGGCAGAACAGAAAGCACCAAATGACTGAATAAAATATAACGCAGAATGCTTGTAACGATCTAAATCAGCCAGTGGGCATTACAACAAAGATTCAGGGCAATATTTTccttcgtgtaggaaggaatggcagatgctggtttacactgaagataaacataaaatgctggggtaactcagcaggacaggctgcattgc
This Rhinoraja longicauda isolate Sanriku21f chromosome 25, sRhiLon1.1, whole genome shotgun sequence DNA region includes the following protein-coding sequences:
- the LOC144606077 gene encoding uncharacterized protein LOC144606077, producing the protein MLHLPSTPNLYNVAASSSSAALNSESMADEENDYSKAKPTTLVILETSTQNLKSNNSIEGDSKAGKWISRHAPQDLQMPRTSKPFTLPKPTLHFGKCSSSAIQGIVMSDPAVLPLSVLEKLDQTVGQDTDYTDKEKDIAGTSVSRKSQLRKSRPLSAWLSGTTLDQKSETAIKHNENAASPEKPWLKKPRPLSMDLTARFEAAGSTVYKRNNSPLEESKENVPVMQKQGALFSGTELKAERSAAEVEKSRSPTSDDLENKGRNYLFVGKEKVNSIPKIDISINDDKGLVLSETEKEEEISSRESKTLWHNDNSDNITIAGPRKEEKEERTLTTSLKTKKEKLESNQEQQKSLTNRELDKIPSLKPTPNDENPGLGSNDRGPKGNRAPICGGMIKRRISLLINNASSSPAKNESTQAAGEKEKINICVKQQVQSFISENKEQIQSPQRRSLPPRPLSSDITKLFEARAVVDAGRLEKQVDMTVFSSPECSVLQNTQEQRGMEIIEKENEVETDSVHVVEPEPEYSWSRLISVKKVSKALDKETTDEETSLEKMIRPNNAGRKREMKIGTCASETTAASTTKLGSQRSDGQKCELEPLKFESLVKPVRVFVVENETQPQRVPEIMDWEGSSNSVDSRFDKERRSEQTSKSGPKSYMAVRAAVRVTQNELESKNTKSQVEDISLERKEKIYFETEEQSDSGSYSGKITERNVPSLLPAGSDEKVGVLQKACEEAVCLALPITSADRVDVQSTRKSNGVTGQTKPKENVCGFRRRWNQPHPTENNSPLEIPSTASDSEISEVEVLKTVQVQQSVLSSAKPSLDKIGKKQVKVSRHSSFNNPGMFLSKASTRYPDLRKYDDLIIQELLLSSRSKDNIETKHWLQDETASDFYWKAPSKAGRDEKSKKVSSEVNAGADQMYGSSTEAGYKKHNCVSADRRTDSFCEDFSKDYPRFSTPEKPKSTLLTEEFLAKPWTDGLEDSSEEAHVTPTVQKSKAADVEKPRKTRSSLASKCHSVLDLDVLMAEYRKESSAKKIEEPKSFHYQNKTSGHHSKALQNDYEEHGSPKLTKSANLDSGKSSLSGKKKSTCDKLNKKALHRNSVLDLDALMADYTKESSRPADILQKTSGSKLTSGLSPGVKIQETFSPLSEEVKISPRGDQVKKCHAAEFKRDAYDGAVSDVTRCSGEEKAGRPSSTDCDHKALRKYEGQSAGQQSDGERGGGPSTVLPVSRRSRHERRKTRPSSAYVEHREEQQPSVPAEGQRTEAGRDRGTAGKYGQGEMMPGSREGRSEEGRFMTPMEMGQPHQSPGGLYLDPETRGWDYLAGSRRPLHGSLYNVLEKEKIVELSVDDEQRSEVESGVTGDGEHSARNSPRIMKSHRKDPRHSVSELKKSRSFAIHKNPQKAADGPALNQEGTPTDSKTPRGRRSHSADRVHSRGPELSKLGVPSSGEDKSSGEDKSDSQRVGKEESVDLPRSTRRTLEDMIKMSVKAMKPSETVSRSRREVAQEKRHVHKADRVKQCCITPITKEKDTDALVQERGQSEDKDHYGTCEDRGSSNDELEVGSRNNELECYKNAISLSPSKERTGDPQSMSWSSHSEATPASEQTWSVLEPKSGLLSCELESTDDTDSSQSACPPCQDDQTPSRFSFLEPVTTLDSCAQKSRIQLGRRTTRRAPTKHRKGSVRDYCDGTDQLLETSLEACMYKDSTEPRPFDQEELTTQEIKPPVSHVQKVAMFPGMDPAVLKASLRKTRPAGDDVDGSNSKSCKLPSQQSFRVLPPTNGKGEGSEVVVPSWLQELKSKKRLSQLHSSDQ